A genome region from Coprococcus phoceensis includes the following:
- a CDS encoding ParA family protein — MARIISIVNQKGGTGKSACTANLAVGLAQKNKKVLIVDADPQSDVSAGFGYRDCDDSNETLTALMDAVMKDEDIPSDCYIRHQAEGIDIICSNIGLAGTEVQLVNAMSREYVLKQILYGIKDQYDAVIIDCMPSLGMITINALAASDEVLIPVEASYLPIKGLQQLLKTIGKVRKQINPKLQVGGILFTMVDAHTNDARNNMELLRNVYGSQIHIFDNYIPFSVRMKEAVREGQSIFSYDPKGKATEAYRGVTEEVLKDAI; from the coding sequence ATGGCTAGAATTATTTCTATTGTAAACCAAAAAGGGGGAACTGGAAAGTCCGCATGTACAGCTAATTTAGCTGTAGGATTAGCACAAAAGAATAAGAAAGTGTTAATCGTTGATGCCGATCCACAGTCTGATGTATCCGCAGGATTTGGATATCGTGATTGTGATGACAGTAATGAAACACTTACAGCTCTTATGGATGCAGTAATGAAAGATGAAGATATTCCTTCCGACTGTTATATCAGACATCAGGCAGAGGGAATAGACATTATCTGTTCTAATATTGGACTGGCAGGTACGGAAGTCCAGTTGGTAAATGCAATGAGCAGGGAATATGTATTGAAACAGATTTTATATGGTATCAAGGATCAATATGATGCAGTCATCATAGATTGTATGCCATCATTGGGAATGATTACGATCAATGCGCTGGCTGCATCGGATGAAGTCCTCATTCCGGTTGAAGCGTCCTACCTACCAATCAAAGGATTGCAACAACTGTTAAAAACAATCGGTAAGGTTCGTAAGCAGATTAATCCGAAGTTGCAAGTCGGTGGGATTCTGTTCACGATGGTCGATGCGCATACAAATGATGCCAGAAATAATATGGAACTTCTCAGAAATGTATATGGAAGTCAAATTCATATCTTTGATAATTATATTCCATTTTCTGTAAGAATGAAGGAAGCAGTCAGAGAAGGACAGAGTATTTTCTCTTATGATCCGAAAGGCAAAGCTACAGAAGCTTATCGGGGAGTGACGGAGGAGGTGCTGAAAGATGCCATCTAA
- a CDS encoding helix-turn-helix domain-containing protein, translated as MTNRTFMTVEEVAAELGVSKSYAYKIVKQLNEELQKLGYLTVAGRVNTNYFRKKVCYSEM; from the coding sequence GTGACGAACAGAACTTTTATGACAGTAGAAGAAGTTGCAGCGGAACTGGGAGTTTCCAAGTCTTATGCTTATAAGATTGTCAAACAGCTAAATGAAGAATTACAGAAGCTGGGTTATCTTACGGTAGCTGGCAGAGTAAACACCAATTATTTCCGCAAAAAAGTATGTTACAGCGAAATGTAA
- a CDS encoding helix-turn-helix domain-containing protein yields the protein MAIGQRIKFFRNRKGMTQKQLGEQLGFKGKTSDVRMAQYESEARVPKIDLVKQMSQIFDVNTHALTVPDIDTHIGLMHTLFALEDIYGLKVRNVDGQPHLCLDASISAPGSSVDEMLRAWMEQADKLKNGEISKEEYDKWRYKYPELDTYQKRAKVPSQELSDYLVKELTKKEK from the coding sequence ATGGCAATCGGACAACGTATCAAATTTTTTCGCAACCGCAAAGGCATGACACAAAAGCAACTCGGAGAACAACTTGGATTCAAGGGAAAAACATCAGATGTCCGCATGGCTCAGTATGAATCTGAAGCCAGAGTTCCTAAGATTGATCTTGTAAAACAAATGTCTCAGATCTTTGATGTCAATACTCATGCTTTAACCGTGCCCGATATTGATACTCATATAGGTCTGATGCACACACTATTTGCACTGGAAGATATATATGGTCTAAAGGTAAGAAATGTAGATGGACAGCCCCATCTCTGTCTTGACGCTTCCATATCTGCTCCCGGCTCATCTGTCGATGAAATGCTTCGTGCATGGATGGAACAAGCTGACAAACTGAAAAACGGTGAAATCAGCAAGGAAGAATATGATAAATGGAGATATAAGTACCCGGAACTGGATACTTACCAGAAACGTGCCAAGGTACCATCTCAGGAACTGAGTGATTACCTCGTAAAAGAATTGACTAAAAAAGAAAAATAA
- a CDS encoding MarR family transcriptional regulator, which yields MNYKLELKQIVEFPRCRIYRDFIQTLITTKSIRTTGGSFLFYYLVLCSYANYRTSYRRMEHITYTIGPGEWICTVTDLQEWFRCRFQHQALSILRFFEEQNYITYSLLGKNRLVKFKISDWPKDNTVLEYNYPCKKDTGFFFFPIAKVHELIGIGKCSEMDVILDLWIHAVYNDSSVLGSDSGPIVYYRDNTGNPLTSFNELGERWSLSKASVSRLLKKLEEKEYITLISFTGKHGSVIYLNNYLSVMFNISDVMIDKEEIAMKMQLPIHVPEEITIEDSASVSVSETVTDSQITVTKNDSCVPDSHMKFIVQKVAELLDSQGIPCCHCSKTRYILSPLSACKDIFNTFTLNIICPYGNAAYRFELSVSPGDESAQKMPAVAEPSALKGGE from the coding sequence ATGAATTACAAATTAGAACTCAAACAAATCGTGGAATTTCCACGCTGTCGCATTTACCGTGACTTCATACAAACTTTAATCACTACCAAGAGCATCCGAACTACCGGGGGCTCTTTTCTTTTTTATTATCTGGTATTATGCTCCTATGCAAATTACCGCACATCCTACCGCCGGATGGAACACATTACCTATACCATTGGTCCAGGAGAGTGGATCTGCACAGTCACAGATCTTCAGGAATGGTTTCGCTGCCGTTTCCAACATCAAGCGTTGTCCATCCTTCGATTTTTTGAAGAGCAGAATTACATTACCTACTCTCTTCTCGGCAAAAACCGCCTGGTCAAATTCAAAATATCAGACTGGCCCAAAGACAATACCGTATTGGAATACAACTATCCCTGTAAAAAAGATACAGGGTTTTTCTTTTTCCCGATTGCCAAAGTTCACGAACTAATTGGCATTGGAAAATGCTCGGAAATGGATGTTATTCTGGATCTGTGGATTCATGCAGTTTACAACGATTCCTCTGTCCTGGGATCTGATTCCGGTCCCATTGTCTATTACCGGGATAATACCGGAAATCCCCTTACCAGCTTTAATGAACTGGGTGAAAGGTGGAGTCTGTCAAAGGCATCGGTATCACGACTCTTGAAGAAACTGGAGGAAAAAGAATACATTACACTTATCTCATTTACAGGAAAACACGGAAGCGTAATTTATCTCAACAATTACCTGTCCGTGATGTTTAATATCAGCGACGTTATGATTGACAAGGAGGAGATCGCTATGAAGATGCAATTACCAATCCATGTACCTGAAGAAATCACTATTGAGGATTCTGCTTCTGTTAGCGTTTCAGAAACTGTCACAGACTCACAAATCACCGTTACAAAAAATGATTCCTGCGTTCCAGATTCACACATGAAATTTATCGTGCAAAAAGTCGCAGAACTATTGGATTCACAAGGGATTCCATGTTGCCACTGCTCCAAAACCCGCTATATATTATCTCCATTATCAGCCTGCAAAGATATATTTAATACATTTACTCTAAATATTATCTGTCCCTACGGAAATGCCGCTTATCGGTTTGAGTTGTCCGTAAGTCCAGGGGATGAGTCTGCCCAAAAGATGCCTGCCGTGGCAGAGCCTTCTGCACTGAAAGGGGGGGAATAG
- a CDS encoding MerR family transcriptional regulator — MRTVKEISELTGISVRTLHYYDEIGLLKPTQKSDAGYRLYDDRALEILQQILFFREFDIPLKEIKAVLENPALERNQILQMQRKMLVAKKERMEHLIASIDDILKGENKMDFAIFSKTEVEEMFQTMFEHMPDNMKELAVKEFGSIEEWKKHYIKTVSSEEMQKGYAKVVEWYGGKEQFLSVANNPISKEAAESYNQQFDNLLYKLAAKKVCSPDSSEVRELVSEYGFLMKQLSQIKKEHGLMVAQAQYYRNEKIKPMIDEKYGNGTAEFFAQAFEAFYKDK; from the coding sequence ATGAGGACAGTCAAAGAAATATCAGAACTTACAGGTATCAGCGTTCGCACGCTTCACTATTACGATGAAATCGGGCTTTTAAAACCAACACAAAAAAGTGATGCGGGATACCGGCTTTATGACGATAGGGCATTGGAAATATTACAGCAGATTCTGTTTTTCCGTGAGTTTGACATTCCTTTGAAAGAAATCAAAGCTGTTCTGGAGAATCCTGCTCTTGAAAGGAACCAGATCTTGCAAATGCAGAGAAAAATGTTGGTAGCAAAGAAAGAACGTATGGAACATCTGATTGCCAGCATTGATGATATCCTGAAAGGAGAGAATAAAATGGATTTTGCGATTTTTAGTAAAACGGAAGTTGAAGAAATGTTCCAAACTATGTTTGAACATATGCCTGACAATATGAAAGAACTTGCTGTAAAAGAGTTTGGAAGCATTGAAGAATGGAAAAAGCATTATATTAAGACAGTTTCATCAGAAGAAATGCAGAAAGGCTATGCTAAAGTTGTTGAGTGGTATGGAGGAAAAGAGCAATTCCTGTCTGTTGCCAACAATCCTATTAGCAAAGAGGCTGCAGAAAGTTACAACCAACAATTTGACAATCTTTTATACAAATTAGCAGCTAAAAAAGTATGTTCACCAGATTCTTCTGAAGTAAGAGAACTTGTTTCCGAATACGGTTTTCTTATGAAACAACTTTCACAGATAAAGAAAGAACACGGTCTGATGGTTGCACAGGCTCAATATTACCGTAATGAAAAAATCAAACCTATGATAGATGAAAAATACGGCAATGGTACAGCCGAATTCTTCGCACAAGCTTTCGAAGCATTTTATAAAGACAAGTAA
- a CDS encoding DUF5697 family protein gives MKTRNEIYQGEGAKLLRFITTYHTLRYDQVLQLFSRHEQSIKSLITSLIKQGRIIYDKEHDLLCDSQQSAENPDYAIITCFWVLLDFKKGVVYHTSGEFPIKLNFFSQDEQYEIIYIGEEQEALINHVMESIPSHGSKRLIVLESESQAAKITIDDVAAYCLVNESGAVSYYMRK, from the coding sequence ATGAAAACAAGGAACGAAATCTATCAAGGAGAGGGAGCCAAGCTCTTACGGTTCATTACCACTTACCATACTCTGAGGTATGACCAGGTTTTACAACTTTTCTCCCGACATGAGCAGTCTATCAAGTCATTGATTACCAGCCTCATCAAACAAGGGCGCATCATTTACGATAAAGAGCATGACCTTCTTTGTGACAGCCAGCAGTCTGCTGAGAATCCTGACTATGCTATAATTACATGCTTCTGGGTACTGCTGGATTTTAAGAAAGGTGTTGTATACCACACCAGTGGCGAATTTCCAATCAAGCTCAATTTCTTTTCGCAAGATGAACAATACGAAATCATCTATATCGGTGAAGAACAGGAGGCTCTGATCAATCATGTGATGGAAAGTATCCCATCACATGGTTCCAAACGCCTGATTGTCTTAGAATCCGAAAGCCAGGCTGCCAAAATCACCATTGATGATGTAGCCGCTTACTGCCTTGTAAATGAATCCGGTGCTGTCAGTTACTACATGAGAAAGTAG
- a CDS encoding DUF6100 family protein: MTQNTPTIYQRLEKLEGELQKLTNTVYALKVTDIQNYDKNFEELSVSAALRAERIACQMRNLVCPALSPNQAAYLPKAADAQGMRIAEQQGILTITLPGLLPKRRVHTNTAFLHEPLNYMLREYVKQNALPLYRDCVICFSQIYDRELPQRRIRDYDNLEFKQILDTLCTYVLTDDSGFFCDSYYTTQLGLKDCTLVSVMEKADFPKWLQNQKNHHESMSENLLTSQAEIRHR; this comes from the coding sequence ATGACGCAAAATACACCAACCATTTACCAGCGGCTTGAAAAACTGGAAGGGGAGCTGCAAAAACTGACGAATACCGTTTACGCTCTGAAGGTCACTGATATCCAGAATTATGATAAAAATTTTGAGGAACTGAGCGTCAGTGCTGCTCTTCGGGCGGAGCGGATTGCCTGCCAGATGCGTAACCTTGTCTGTCCGGCTCTCTCCCCAAATCAAGCAGCTTATCTTCCCAAAGCGGCAGATGCACAGGGAATGCGGATTGCAGAACAGCAGGGGATTCTCACCATTACGCTTCCCGGACTGCTTCCGAAACGAAGAGTCCACACAAACACTGCATTTCTCCATGAACCGCTTAATTATATGCTTCGGGAGTATGTAAAACAAAATGCCCTGCCCCTCTATCGTGACTGCGTGATATGTTTCAGTCAAATATATGACAGGGAACTTCCTCAAAGACGTATCCGGGATTATGACAATCTGGAGTTTAAACAGATTCTGGATACACTTTGTACTTATGTTCTGACAGATGACAGCGGCTTTTTCTGTGATTCCTACTACACGACACAGCTTGGCTTAAAGGACTGTACACTGGTATCGGTTATGGAAAAAGCTGACTTTCCGAAATGGCTGCAGAACCAGAAAAATCATCACGAAAGCATGTCGGAAAATCTCCTGACTTCTCAGGCAGAAATCCGACATCGGTAA
- a CDS encoding VirD4-like conjugal transfer protein, CD1115 family yields the protein MNRKWWKLIYMLPITFCTLYAGGYVAQFIRNYQTWESAGNFAGNGTAPQIPSPHPLACLDALTAFPYNLYGIFLCLAAFGLLTFLLMRMGFDRNGEITDRGRNLNYSTKGTYGTSGFMTLEEMHQVLELTNDVKKHKGTILGKLNGKAVCLPKDTRMNRNIAVYGASGSMKSRAFARNMIFQCVARGESLIITDPKSELYESTATYLENAGYIVKSFNLVNPENSDSWNCLGEIGGQETMAQVFADVIIQNTGSAKGDHFWDNAEMNLLKALILYVDQGFPPEAKNIGQVYKLLTMSSEKELNSLFDLLPVSHPAKVPYCIYKQASDTVRSGVIIGLGSRLQVFQNKLIRQITSYDEINLTLPGKEKCAYFCITSDQDSTFDFLSSLFMTFVFIKLVRYADTYGEDGKLPVPVHILADELANTGAILSLNKKISVIRSRNLSISCIFQNLPQMQNRYPLNQWQEIIGNCDTQLFLGCTDEVTATFISNRSGDVTVGVSSEAKQLNSWRVSDYTPEYRQTRSIGKRKLLTPDEILRLPLDTALIILRGQKVLQVEKYDYTLHPDAQKLIPRKASEHIPEWRKGACSEEYTYTPTIPASHPKKTASYGKQKKKKAEPHFDQQSVYQEPGYHDFPDDFSADNYSDHTDMVPLDKDSIMS from the coding sequence ATGAACCGTAAATGGTGGAAGCTCATTTATATGCTTCCGATCACCTTCTGCACCCTCTATGCAGGAGGCTATGTTGCTCAATTTATCCGCAACTATCAGACCTGGGAATCTGCCGGCAATTTTGCCGGAAACGGAACTGCCCCGCAGATCCCCTCCCCGCACCCGCTCGCCTGTCTGGATGCCCTGACTGCTTTCCCGTACAATCTGTATGGGATTTTTCTATGTCTGGCAGCTTTTGGACTCCTGACCTTCCTTCTCATGCGTATGGGATTTGACCGAAACGGGGAAATAACAGACCGGGGCCGGAACCTGAATTATTCCACAAAGGGAACCTATGGGACTTCCGGTTTTATGACTTTGGAGGAAATGCATCAGGTACTGGAGCTTACGAATGATGTCAAGAAACACAAGGGAACCATTCTTGGAAAACTGAACGGAAAAGCCGTTTGTCTCCCGAAGGATACCCGCATGAACCGGAATATTGCCGTTTACGGTGCCAGCGGTTCCATGAAAAGCCGGGCCTTTGCACGCAACATGATCTTCCAGTGTGTTGCCCGCGGGGAAAGCCTCATCATCACCGATCCAAAATCGGAATTGTACGAAAGTACAGCCACTTACCTTGAGAATGCCGGATATATCGTGAAATCCTTTAATCTTGTAAACCCGGAAAACTCGGATAGTTGGAATTGTCTGGGTGAAATTGGCGGACAGGAAACCATGGCACAGGTATTTGCTGATGTCATCATCCAGAATACCGGTTCTGCCAAAGGCGATCACTTCTGGGACAATGCCGAGATGAACTTATTAAAAGCTCTGATTCTCTATGTGGATCAGGGATTCCCACCGGAGGCAAAGAATATCGGACAGGTATACAAACTCCTGACCATGAGTTCGGAAAAAGAACTGAACAGCCTCTTTGACCTGCTTCCGGTCTCCCATCCGGCAAAAGTCCCCTACTGCATCTATAAGCAGGCAAGTGACACGGTACGTTCCGGCGTCATCATCGGACTCGGTTCCAGACTTCAGGTATTCCAGAACAAGCTGATCCGCCAGATCACTTCCTATGATGAGATCAACCTGACGCTGCCGGGAAAAGAAAAATGTGCATACTTCTGCATCACTTCGGATCAAGACAGCACTTTTGATTTTCTTTCTTCCCTGTTTATGACCTTCGTATTTATCAAACTGGTCCGTTATGCAGACACCTATGGGGAAGATGGAAAACTGCCGGTTCCGGTACATATCCTGGCTGATGAGCTGGCGAATACGGGAGCAATCCTATCGCTCAACAAAAAGATTTCCGTGATCCGAAGTCGAAACCTCAGTATTTCCTGCATTTTCCAAAACCTGCCTCAGATGCAGAACCGGTATCCCTTAAACCAATGGCAGGAAATCATCGGGAACTGCGACACTCAGCTATTTTTAGGCTGTACGGATGAGGTAACTGCTACATTTATCTCTAACCGCTCCGGTGATGTGACCGTTGGTGTCAGCAGCGAAGCCAAACAATTAAATAGCTGGAGGGTATCCGATTATACACCGGAATACCGCCAGACCAGATCCATCGGGAAACGAAAGCTCTTAACTCCGGATGAGATCCTGCGGCTCCCGCTGGATACTGCACTGATTATCCTGCGTGGTCAGAAGGTACTGCAGGTAGAAAAATACGATTACACCCTGCACCCGGATGCCCAAAAACTCATTCCCCGGAAGGCTTCCGAACATATTCCGGAATGGAGAAAAGGAGCATGTAGTGAAGAATATACGTACACTCCAACTATTCCTGCTTCCCACCCGAAAAAAACCGCTTCTTATGGAAAGCAGAAAAAGAAAAAAGCTGAACCGCACTTTGACCAGCAAAGCGTTTATCAGGAACCTGGCTATCACGATTTCCCGGATGACTTCTCAGCAGATAACTATTCGGATCACACAGACATGGTTCCTTTAGATAAAGATTCTATCATGTCATAA
- a CDS encoding S1 RNA-binding domain-containing protein, with translation MMPNETTNTPILTLDSDAKLETAQSISDLTWHEIQNACRTRRILTGMLGGIEKTENGSLIAVVYYKDFRTVIPVTEMMIHLMQDEAHDYGELALRQNKILNNMLGCEIDFLIKGLDPKTRSIVASRKEAMLKKRQIFYLDKDASGMPKVYEDRIVQARVIAVAEKVVRAEIFGVETSILARDLSFDWMGDARERFQVGDHILVRILDVRADSPEQVIVHADVKSVEGNTSKENMKKCKIQGKYAGTVEDIHKGTVFVRLSIGVNAIAHSCYDSRTVGKKDQVSFVVTHIDEERNVALGIITRIIKQTI, from the coding sequence ATGATGCCAAACGAAACAACCAACACACCTATTTTAACTCTGGATTCCGATGCGAAGCTGGAAACAGCCCAGTCCATTTCAGACCTTACCTGGCATGAGATCCAGAATGCCTGCCGTACCCGCCGGATCTTAACCGGAATGCTTGGCGGTATCGAGAAAACAGAAAACGGCAGCCTCATTGCCGTGGTTTACTACAAGGATTTCCGTACTGTCATCCCAGTAACTGAGATGATGATCCATCTCATGCAGGATGAAGCACACGATTATGGGGAGCTTGCTCTGCGGCAGAACAAAATCCTCAACAATATGCTTGGATGTGAGATTGATTTTCTGATTAAGGGATTAGATCCGAAGACACGCAGCATTGTCGCCAGCCGGAAAGAAGCGATGCTGAAGAAACGCCAGATCTTCTATCTGGATAAAGATGCTTCCGGAATGCCGAAAGTTTATGAAGACCGTATCGTGCAGGCAAGAGTCATTGCTGTTGCGGAAAAGGTAGTCCGGGCAGAAATTTTCGGTGTGGAAACCTCCATTCTTGCCAGAGACCTGTCCTTCGACTGGATGGGTGATGCCAGAGAACGCTTCCAGGTAGGCGATCACATCCTGGTACGCATCCTGGATGTGCGGGCAGACTCACCGGAGCAGGTCATTGTCCACGCAGATGTCAAAAGTGTGGAAGGCAACACCAGCAAGGAAAACATGAAAAAATGTAAGATTCAGGGAAAATACGCCGGAACTGTGGAAGACATCCATAAAGGCACCGTCTTTGTCCGGCTCTCCATCGGTGTCAATGCCATTGCCCACTCCTGCTATGACAGCCGGACAGTCGGGAAAAAGGATCAGGTATCCTTTGTGGTGACGCATATTGATGAAGAGCGTAATGTTGCCCTCGGCATCATCACCCGCATCATCAAGCAGACCATATAA
- a CDS encoding ABC transporter permease yields MTTRVAYCNMRHYKSKNILIGIAIILTTLLLFVIPSIGKDMVEVNFAVINKIYPTWHALYRNVDESTVMKLAAHHDVKTYGLRSDAGYMNLEDATVSMMYMDRTGMELYKVKLKEGQLPQKENDIVVSKGILEALGQNGKIGDTITVPYQILKDDGLDYTKEKDFRICGFLADNESSKEQKQYTSLVSEAFLKAEIPVEQVKYRFLLQVNGQKGNTTADYTETIQNIARQFGISEDDMNINKEYLAANYVDPATIPVIVGIMLIVVLAGIITIYSVYYVSMNQRVREFGKLKAIGATKRQLRQIVLREGMGVALFAIPIGLLIGTVAVKVVLLQFVEHAKDSNVLITEAYKVVAKGEVQLYYWWIYLLAIAVTLCTVYLSLMKPMRMAAKVSEIEAMRYQGGSKRQKSSRKGYQFLNIGRLTKRNLAENKKKSTITIVSMAVTGIFVMMVATVLSCVNPMESAKSSIVGQYEISPIVESGNKEHPEYEWAEVQKNNPLNEGLKQQIEELDGVERVDVFTALKVSGGPFEEKIGTEFINGVPEEYAEELKKGITEGNVTYEELKSGDKVILDRALLHWYPDIKVGDKLKLNIHDGDNTFQKEIEVAAIGEYGTGLTNYNCLIMAKEGAEKLTINNSSSYFQVIADKDYDEALEASLQAIVDGSGRLQMRTWKNEYDTWENAIQMTRGACYAFIIILAAISIMNLINTMINSVHVRKKELGMMQAIGMSDRQLMKMLQLEGIFYTVGTLIISIGVGSLAGYPLFLYAKRTGMFDISTYHYPVTAAIIIILTLFVIQMLLAIFIAKSVRKDSLIERIRFSE; encoded by the coding sequence ATGACGACCAGAGTTGCATATTGCAATATGCGGCATTATAAGAGCAAAAACATACTGATTGGAATTGCCATTATCCTGACAACATTACTGCTGTTCGTAATCCCATCAATCGGAAAAGATATGGTGGAAGTGAACTTTGCGGTAATCAATAAGATTTATCCAACATGGCATGCCCTTTATCGGAACGTGGACGAGAGTACAGTTATGAAACTGGCGGCACATCATGATGTGAAAACTTACGGACTCCGCAGCGATGCGGGGTACATGAATCTGGAAGATGCGACGGTTTCCATGATGTATATGGACAGAACAGGGATGGAACTTTATAAAGTGAAGCTGAAAGAGGGGCAACTTCCGCAGAAAGAAAATGATATTGTGGTTTCAAAAGGAATACTGGAAGCATTAGGACAGAATGGGAAAATCGGTGACACTATCACAGTACCTTATCAGATTCTGAAAGATGACGGACTGGATTATACGAAGGAGAAAGACTTTCGAATCTGTGGTTTTTTAGCAGATAATGAGAGCAGCAAAGAACAAAAACAATATACATCATTGGTTTCAGAGGCCTTTCTGAAAGCGGAGATACCGGTAGAACAGGTGAAATATCGGTTTTTACTTCAGGTGAATGGACAGAAAGGAAATACGACTGCAGATTATACAGAGACGATACAGAATATTGCCAGACAGTTCGGGATTTCCGAGGATGACATGAATATTAATAAAGAGTATCTTGCAGCAAATTATGTGGATCCGGCTACAATTCCGGTGATTGTAGGAATCATGCTTATTGTTGTATTGGCGGGCATTATCACAATTTATAGTGTTTATTATGTATCTATGAACCAGAGGGTTCGGGAATTTGGAAAGTTAAAGGCAATCGGGGCTACGAAACGGCAGCTTAGACAAATCGTACTAAGAGAGGGAATGGGAGTGGCGTTGTTTGCCATTCCGATAGGACTTTTGATCGGAACAGTTGCTGTGAAAGTTGTACTTCTCCAGTTTGTAGAACATGCAAAGGATTCAAACGTACTTATAACAGAGGCATACAAGGTTGTAGCTAAAGGAGAAGTCCAACTTTATTATTGGTGGATTTATCTGTTGGCAATTGCAGTGACTCTGTGTACAGTGTATCTGTCACTGATGAAGCCTATGCGTATGGCGGCGAAGGTATCAGAAATAGAAGCTATGCGTTACCAGGGAGGCAGTAAGCGACAGAAAAGCAGCAGGAAGGGATATCAATTTCTGAATATCGGACGACTGACCAAGAGAAATCTTGCAGAGAATAAAAAGAAGAGTACTATCACGATTGTATCTATGGCCGTTACCGGAATATTTGTCATGATGGTAGCAACGGTGCTGTCTTGTGTAAATCCGATGGAAAGTGCAAAGAGTTCGATTGTGGGGCAATATGAGATTTCTCCAATTGTGGAATCCGGGAATAAAGAGCATCCTGAATATGAATGGGCGGAGGTTCAAAAGAATAATCCATTAAATGAAGGACTAAAGCAGCAGATAGAGGAGCTTGACGGTGTTGAGCGGGTAGATGTGTTTACCGCGTTGAAGGTATCAGGAGGACCTTTTGAAGAAAAAATTGGAACCGAATTTATCAATGGAGTGCCGGAAGAATACGCAGAAGAGCTGAAAAAAGGAATCACTGAAGGCAATGTCACATACGAGGAATTGAAATCCGGGGATAAAGTGATTCTGGACCGCGCGCTACTTCACTGGTATCCAGATATTAAAGTGGGAGATAAGCTGAAACTCAATATTCATGATGGAGATAATACCTTTCAAAAAGAGATTGAAGTGGCAGCAATTGGTGAATATGGAACAGGTCTGACAAACTATAACTGTCTTATCATGGCAAAAGAAGGGGCAGAGAAACTTACCATAAATAATTCTTCCAGCTATTTTCAGGTGATTGCAGATAAGGATTATGATGAGGCACTGGAAGCATCTCTACAGGCTATTGTGGATGGATCAGGCAGACTGCAGATGCGTACCTGGAAGAATGAGTACGATACATGGGAAAATGCCATACAGATGACTAGAGGTGCATGTTATGCATTTATCATCATTCTGGCAGCAATCAGCATTATGAACTTGATTAACACAATGATCAATAGTGTCCATGTGCGAAAAAAGGAGCTTGGCATGATGCAGGCAATCGGAATGTCGGACCGTCAGTTGATGAAGATGCTCCAGTTGGAAGGTATATTCTATACAGTAGGCACTCTTATTATCAGTATCGGAGTGGGAAGTCTTGCAGGATATCCGTTGTTTTTATATGCAAAGCGTACAGGAATGTTTGATATCAGCACATACCATTATCCGGTAACAGCAGCTATTATTATAATTTTAACATTGTTTGTGATACAGATGTTATTGGCAATATTCATTGCAAAGTCAGTAAGGAAAGATTCATTGATAGAGAGAATTCGTTTCAGTGAGTAA